One segment of Arvicanthis niloticus isolate mArvNil1 chromosome 5, mArvNil1.pat.X, whole genome shotgun sequence DNA contains the following:
- the Slc25a34 gene encoding solute carrier family 25 member 34, giving the protein MTLTRAQMAPAMDAREMVSPAVDLVLGASACCLACVFTNPLEVVKTRLQLQGELQAPGTYPRPYRGFVSSVVAVARADGLWGLQKGLAAGLLYQGLMNGVRFYCYSLACQAGLTQQPGGTVIAGAVAGALGAFVGSPAYLVKTQLQAQTVAAVAVGHQHQHQGVLSALETIWRQQGVLGLWRGVGGAVPRVTVGSAAQLATFTSAKAWVQDRQWFLEDSWLVTLAGGMISSIAVVAVMTPLDVVSTRLYNQPADRAGRGQLYRGLADCLVKTCQQEGPLALYKGLGPAYLRLGPHTILSLFFWDELRKLAARAQHQDT; this is encoded by the exons atgacgcTGACCCGGGCACAGATGGCTCCTGCCATGGATGCAAGGGAGATGGTGTCCCCGGCTGTGGACCTGGTGCTGGGTGCTTCAGCCTGCTGCCTTGCTTGTGTATTCACCAATCCTCTGGAAGTGGTAAAGACCCGTCTACAACTGCAGGGGGAACTGCAGGCCCCAGGCACCTACCCACGGCCCTACCGGGGTTTTGTGTCTTCTGTTGTAGCTGTTGCCCGGGCAGACGGGCTGTGGGGCCTGCAGAAGGGGCTGGCCGCTGGCCTTCTCTACCAGGGCCTCATGAATGGTGTCCGTTTCTACTGCTATAGCCTGGCATGTCAGGCTGGCCTCACCCAGCAACCAGGTGGCACTGTGATCGCAGGCGCTGTGGCTGGGGCACTGGGAGCCTTTGTGGGGAGTCCTGCTTACCTG GTCAAGACACAGCTGCAGGCCCAGACGGTGGCTGCCGTGGCCGTGGGGCATCAGCACCAGCATCAG GGTGTCCTGAGTGCCCTGGAGACCATCTGGCGCCAACAGGGCGTGCTGGGGCTGTGGCGGGGTGTGGGTGGGGCTGTGCCCCGAGTCACAGTAGGTTCAGCTGCCCAGCTGGCCACCTTTACCTCTGCCAAGGCATGGGTACAAGATCGACAG TGGTTTTTGGAGGACAGCTGGCTGGTGACCCTGGCTGGAGGCATGATCAGCAGTATAGCCGTGGTTGCAGTCATGACACCACTCGATGTCGTCAGCACTCGGCTGTACAATCAGCCGGCGGACAGAGCTGGCAGG GGCCAGCTGTACAGGGGCCTTGCTGATTGCCTGGTGAAGACCTGTCAACAGGAGGGACCCCTGGCACTCTACAAGGGCCTGGGCCCTGCCTACCTGCGCTTGGGTCCCCACACCATCCTTAGCCTGTTCTTCTGGGATGAACTGCGGAAACTGGCAGCGAGGGCCCAGCACCAGGACACCTAG
- the Tmem82 gene encoding transmembrane protein 82 isoform X5, whose amino-acid sequence MFSLPSLSSWLPNLPSFEWGSNLFDSFLQGLIGALGVSVLNSLLKVYFFVACVNDPQRQPQKQRLRAQWASLEMVHLAGLALFLTVIGARVSALVVLEFSLRAVSTLLSLGKGSQDKERLQLFLVCQFSLGCGLSCGLSFLQEGAPHRSLNLLLSLGLAVLLRLGARRLNLHICSLYELHSSQRYCGVCLGLLASQHAMPRFLGRALGVAFAVSDLAAVALINKDFLSTSEAVRFWTPLTICYTLLVIYMQEEQRQHRFSLQGQIQTVLVRMGGLFVLLMTVGRWLDLLGVFVSLLGELWCLAGIRALIDLCQIQGFPPQRPTVTAAVTAEGE is encoded by the exons ATGttctccctgccttccctctcctcctggctCCCCAACCTCCCTTCCTTTGAGTGGGGTTCCAATCTCTTCGACAGCTTCCTGCAAG GCCTGATCGGGGCCCTTGGAGTCTCGGTTCTCAACAGTCTCCTGAAAGTTTACTTCTTCGTGGCCTGTGTCAA TGACCCCCAGCGGCAGCCCCAAAAGCAGCGGCTGCGAGCGCAATGGGCCTCATTGGAGATGGTGCATCTGGCTGGTCTGGCTCTGTTCCTGACCGTGATAGGGGCCCGGGTCTCCGCCCTCGTGGTCTTGGAGTTCTCCCTCCGGGCTGTATCCACGCTGCTGTCCCTGGGCAAG GGCTCCCAGGACAAGGAGCGTCTCCAGCTCTTCCTGGTGTGTCAGTTCTCCCTGGGCTGTGGGCTAAGTTGTGGCCTgagcttcctccaggaaggcgcCCCACACCGCTCCCTGAACCTGCTGCTGAGCCTGGGACTGGCTGTACTTCTCCGCCTGGGTGCCCGGCGCCTAAACCTCCATATCTGCAGCCTCTACGAACTGCACAgcagccagcgctactgtggcgTCTGCTTGGGCCTACTGGCCAGCCAGCACGCCATGCCCAGGTTCCTGGGCCGCGCTCTGGGAGTGGCCTTCGCTGTGAGTGATCTAGCAGCTGTGGCCCTCATCAACAAGGACTTCCTGAGCACATCAGAGGCCGTGCGATTCTGGACCCCACTCACCATTTGCTACACGCTGCTGGTTATCTACATGCAGG AGGAGCAGCGGCAACATCGCTTCAGCCTACAGGGCCAGATCCAGACGGTACTGGTGCGCATGGGTGGCCTCTTTGTTCTGTTGATGACCGTGGGTCGCTGGCTGGACCTCCTGGGTGTCTTTGTCTCCCTTTTGGGTGAGCTGTGGTGTTTAGCAGGTATTCGCGCCTTAATCGACCTCTGCCAGATACAG GGCTTTCCACCCCAGAGGCCTACAGTAACAGCAGCAGTAACAGCAGAAGGAGAATGA
- the Tmem82 gene encoding transmembrane protein 82 isoform X8 has translation MFSLPSLSSWLPNLPSFEWGSNLFDSFLQGLIGALGVSVLNSLLKVYFFVACVNDPQRQPQKQRLRAQWASLEMVHLAGLALFLTVIGARVSALVVLEFSLRAVSTLLSLGKGSQDKERLQLFLVCQFSLGCGLSCGLSFLQEGAPHRSLNLLLSLGLAVLLRLGARRLNLHICSLYELHSSQRYCGVCLGLLASQHAMPRFLGRALGVAFAVSDLAAVALINKDFLSTSEAVRFWTPLTICYTLLVIYMQEEQRQHRFSLQGQIQTVLGFPPQRPTVTAAVTAEGE, from the exons ATGttctccctgccttccctctcctcctggctCCCCAACCTCCCTTCCTTTGAGTGGGGTTCCAATCTCTTCGACAGCTTCCTGCAAG GCCTGATCGGGGCCCTTGGAGTCTCGGTTCTCAACAGTCTCCTGAAAGTTTACTTCTTCGTGGCCTGTGTCAA TGACCCCCAGCGGCAGCCCCAAAAGCAGCGGCTGCGAGCGCAATGGGCCTCATTGGAGATGGTGCATCTGGCTGGTCTGGCTCTGTTCCTGACCGTGATAGGGGCCCGGGTCTCCGCCCTCGTGGTCTTGGAGTTCTCCCTCCGGGCTGTATCCACGCTGCTGTCCCTGGGCAAG GGCTCCCAGGACAAGGAGCGTCTCCAGCTCTTCCTGGTGTGTCAGTTCTCCCTGGGCTGTGGGCTAAGTTGTGGCCTgagcttcctccaggaaggcgcCCCACACCGCTCCCTGAACCTGCTGCTGAGCCTGGGACTGGCTGTACTTCTCCGCCTGGGTGCCCGGCGCCTAAACCTCCATATCTGCAGCCTCTACGAACTGCACAgcagccagcgctactgtggcgTCTGCTTGGGCCTACTGGCCAGCCAGCACGCCATGCCCAGGTTCCTGGGCCGCGCTCTGGGAGTGGCCTTCGCTGTGAGTGATCTAGCAGCTGTGGCCCTCATCAACAAGGACTTCCTGAGCACATCAGAGGCCGTGCGATTCTGGACCCCACTCACCATTTGCTACACGCTGCTGGTTATCTACATGCAGG AGGAGCAGCGGCAACATCGCTTCAGCCTACAGGGCCAGATCCAGACGGTACTG GGCTTTCCACCCCAGAGGCCTACAGTAACAGCAGCAGTAACAGCAGAAGGAGAATGA
- the Tmem82 gene encoding transmembrane protein 82 isoform X9 translates to MFSLPSLSSWLPNLPSFEWGSNLFDSFLQGLIGALGVSVLNSLLKVYFFVACVNDPQRQPQKQRLRAQWASLEMVHLAGLALFLTVIGARVSALVVLEFSLRAVSTLLSLGKGSQDKERLQLFLVCQFSLGCGLSCGLSFLQEGAPHRSLNLLLSLGLAVLLRLGARRLNLHICSLYELHSSQRYCGVCLGLLASQHAMPRFLGRALGVAFAVSDLAAVALINKDFLSTSEAVRFWTPLTICYTLLVIYMQEEQRQHRFSLQGQIQTGFPPQRPTVTAAVTAEGE, encoded by the exons ATGttctccctgccttccctctcctcctggctCCCCAACCTCCCTTCCTTTGAGTGGGGTTCCAATCTCTTCGACAGCTTCCTGCAAG GCCTGATCGGGGCCCTTGGAGTCTCGGTTCTCAACAGTCTCCTGAAAGTTTACTTCTTCGTGGCCTGTGTCAA TGACCCCCAGCGGCAGCCCCAAAAGCAGCGGCTGCGAGCGCAATGGGCCTCATTGGAGATGGTGCATCTGGCTGGTCTGGCTCTGTTCCTGACCGTGATAGGGGCCCGGGTCTCCGCCCTCGTGGTCTTGGAGTTCTCCCTCCGGGCTGTATCCACGCTGCTGTCCCTGGGCAAG GGCTCCCAGGACAAGGAGCGTCTCCAGCTCTTCCTGGTGTGTCAGTTCTCCCTGGGCTGTGGGCTAAGTTGTGGCCTgagcttcctccaggaaggcgcCCCACACCGCTCCCTGAACCTGCTGCTGAGCCTGGGACTGGCTGTACTTCTCCGCCTGGGTGCCCGGCGCCTAAACCTCCATATCTGCAGCCTCTACGAACTGCACAgcagccagcgctactgtggcgTCTGCTTGGGCCTACTGGCCAGCCAGCACGCCATGCCCAGGTTCCTGGGCCGCGCTCTGGGAGTGGCCTTCGCTGTGAGTGATCTAGCAGCTGTGGCCCTCATCAACAAGGACTTCCTGAGCACATCAGAGGCCGTGCGATTCTGGACCCCACTCACCATTTGCTACACGCTGCTGGTTATCTACATGCAGG AGGAGCAGCGGCAACATCGCTTCAGCCTACAGGGCCAGATCCAGACG GGCTTTCCACCCCAGAGGCCTACAGTAACAGCAGCAGTAACAGCAGAAGGAGAATGA
- the Tmem82 gene encoding transmembrane protein 82 isoform X4 — protein sequence MFSLPSLSSWLPNLPSFEWGSNLFDSFLQGLIGALGVSVLNSLLKVYFFVACVNDPQRQPQKQRLRAQWASLEMVHLAGLALFLTVIGARVSALVVLEFSLRAVSTLLSLGKGSQDKERLQLFLVCQFSLGCGLSCGLSFLQEGAPHRSLNLLLSLGLAVLLRLGARRLNLHICSLYELHSSQRYCGVCLGLLASQHAMPRFLGRALGVAFAVSDLAAVALINKDFLSTSEAVRFWTPLTICYTLLVIYMQAEKWNRLAPADLQTVPAEIVMSASHRGAAATSLQPTGPDPDGLSTPEAYSNSSSNSRRRMKTDRSMRAPAFHTCPSQKRGPLLTCPAEDVKSVSGLHGLTSKVLTTRCGLKTE from the exons ATGttctccctgccttccctctcctcctggctCCCCAACCTCCCTTCCTTTGAGTGGGGTTCCAATCTCTTCGACAGCTTCCTGCAAG GCCTGATCGGGGCCCTTGGAGTCTCGGTTCTCAACAGTCTCCTGAAAGTTTACTTCTTCGTGGCCTGTGTCAA TGACCCCCAGCGGCAGCCCCAAAAGCAGCGGCTGCGAGCGCAATGGGCCTCATTGGAGATGGTGCATCTGGCTGGTCTGGCTCTGTTCCTGACCGTGATAGGGGCCCGGGTCTCCGCCCTCGTGGTCTTGGAGTTCTCCCTCCGGGCTGTATCCACGCTGCTGTCCCTGGGCAAG GGCTCCCAGGACAAGGAGCGTCTCCAGCTCTTCCTGGTGTGTCAGTTCTCCCTGGGCTGTGGGCTAAGTTGTGGCCTgagcttcctccaggaaggcgcCCCACACCGCTCCCTGAACCTGCTGCTGAGCCTGGGACTGGCTGTACTTCTCCGCCTGGGTGCCCGGCGCCTAAACCTCCATATCTGCAGCCTCTACGAACTGCACAgcagccagcgctactgtggcgTCTGCTTGGGCCTACTGGCCAGCCAGCACGCCATGCCCAGGTTCCTGGGCCGCGCTCTGGGAGTGGCCTTCGCTGTGAGTGATCTAGCAGCTGTGGCCCTCATCAACAAGGACTTCCTGAGCACATCAGAGGCCGTGCGATTCTGGACCCCACTCACCATTTGCTACACGCTGCTGGTTATCTACATGCAGG CTGAGAAGTGGAACAGGCTGGCCCCAGCTGACCTCCAGACGGTGCCGGCCGAGATAGTGATGAGTGCATCCCACAGAGGAGCAGCGGCAACATCGCTTCAGCCTACAGGGCCAGATCCAGACG GGCTTTCCACCCCAGAGGCCTACAGTAACAGCAGCAGTAACAGCAGAAGGAGAATGAAGACGGACAGGTCCATGCGAGCCCCAGCCTTCCACACCTGCCCCAGCCAGAAGCGCGGTCCCCTTCTGACTTGCCCTGCAGAGGATGTGAAGTCAGTTTCAGGCCTACACGGGCTAACCAGCAAGGTCTTGACCACAAGATGTGGCCTGAAGACTGAGTAG
- the Tmem82 gene encoding transmembrane protein 82 isoform X7, translated as MFSLPSLSSWLPNLPSFEWGSNLFDSFLQGLIGALGVSVLNSLLKVYFFVACVNDPQRQPQKQRLRAQWASLEMVHLAGLALFLTVIGARVSALVVLEFSLRAVSTLLSLGKGSQDKERLQLFLVCQFSLGCGLSCGLSFLQEGAPHRSLNLLLSLGLAVLLRLGARRLNLHICSLYELHSSQRYCGVCLGLLASQHAMPRFLGRALGVAFAVSDLAAVALINKDFLSTSEAVRFWTPLTICYTLLVIYMQAEKWNRLAPADLQTVPAEIVMSASHRGAAATSLQPTGPDPDGTGAHGWPLCSVDDRGSLAGPPGCLCLPFG; from the exons ATGttctccctgccttccctctcctcctggctCCCCAACCTCCCTTCCTTTGAGTGGGGTTCCAATCTCTTCGACAGCTTCCTGCAAG GCCTGATCGGGGCCCTTGGAGTCTCGGTTCTCAACAGTCTCCTGAAAGTTTACTTCTTCGTGGCCTGTGTCAA TGACCCCCAGCGGCAGCCCCAAAAGCAGCGGCTGCGAGCGCAATGGGCCTCATTGGAGATGGTGCATCTGGCTGGTCTGGCTCTGTTCCTGACCGTGATAGGGGCCCGGGTCTCCGCCCTCGTGGTCTTGGAGTTCTCCCTCCGGGCTGTATCCACGCTGCTGTCCCTGGGCAAG GGCTCCCAGGACAAGGAGCGTCTCCAGCTCTTCCTGGTGTGTCAGTTCTCCCTGGGCTGTGGGCTAAGTTGTGGCCTgagcttcctccaggaaggcgcCCCACACCGCTCCCTGAACCTGCTGCTGAGCCTGGGACTGGCTGTACTTCTCCGCCTGGGTGCCCGGCGCCTAAACCTCCATATCTGCAGCCTCTACGAACTGCACAgcagccagcgctactgtggcgTCTGCTTGGGCCTACTGGCCAGCCAGCACGCCATGCCCAGGTTCCTGGGCCGCGCTCTGGGAGTGGCCTTCGCTGTGAGTGATCTAGCAGCTGTGGCCCTCATCAACAAGGACTTCCTGAGCACATCAGAGGCCGTGCGATTCTGGACCCCACTCACCATTTGCTACACGCTGCTGGTTATCTACATGCAGG CTGAGAAGTGGAACAGGCTGGCCCCAGCTGACCTCCAGACGGTGCCGGCCGAGATAGTGATGAGTGCATCCCACAGAGGAGCAGCGGCAACATCGCTTCAGCCTACAGGGCCAGATCCAGACGGTACTGGTGCGCATGGGTGGCCTCTTTGTTCTGTTGATGACCGTGGGTCGCTGGCTGGACCTCCTGGGTGTCTTTGTCTCCCTTTTGGGTGA
- the Tmem82 gene encoding transmembrane protein 82 isoform X3, giving the protein MFSLPSLSSWLPNLPSFEWGSNLFDSFLQGLIGALGVSVLNSLLKVYFFVACVNDPQRQPQKQRLRAQWASLEMVHLAGLALFLTVIGARVSALVVLEFSLRAVSTLLSLGKGSQDKERLQLFLVCQFSLGCGLSCGLSFLQEGAPHRSLNLLLSLGLAVLLRLGARRLNLHICSLYELHSSQRYCGVCLGLLASQHAMPRFLGRALGVAFAVSDLAAVALINKDFLSTSEAVRFWTPLTICYTLLVIYMQAEKWNRLAPADLQTVPAEIVMSASHRGAAATSLQPTGPDPDGTGLSTPEAYSNSSSNSRRRMKTDRSMRAPAFHTCPSQKRGPLLTCPAEDVKSVSGLHGLTSKVLTTRCGLKTE; this is encoded by the exons ATGttctccctgccttccctctcctcctggctCCCCAACCTCCCTTCCTTTGAGTGGGGTTCCAATCTCTTCGACAGCTTCCTGCAAG GCCTGATCGGGGCCCTTGGAGTCTCGGTTCTCAACAGTCTCCTGAAAGTTTACTTCTTCGTGGCCTGTGTCAA TGACCCCCAGCGGCAGCCCCAAAAGCAGCGGCTGCGAGCGCAATGGGCCTCATTGGAGATGGTGCATCTGGCTGGTCTGGCTCTGTTCCTGACCGTGATAGGGGCCCGGGTCTCCGCCCTCGTGGTCTTGGAGTTCTCCCTCCGGGCTGTATCCACGCTGCTGTCCCTGGGCAAG GGCTCCCAGGACAAGGAGCGTCTCCAGCTCTTCCTGGTGTGTCAGTTCTCCCTGGGCTGTGGGCTAAGTTGTGGCCTgagcttcctccaggaaggcgcCCCACACCGCTCCCTGAACCTGCTGCTGAGCCTGGGACTGGCTGTACTTCTCCGCCTGGGTGCCCGGCGCCTAAACCTCCATATCTGCAGCCTCTACGAACTGCACAgcagccagcgctactgtggcgTCTGCTTGGGCCTACTGGCCAGCCAGCACGCCATGCCCAGGTTCCTGGGCCGCGCTCTGGGAGTGGCCTTCGCTGTGAGTGATCTAGCAGCTGTGGCCCTCATCAACAAGGACTTCCTGAGCACATCAGAGGCCGTGCGATTCTGGACCCCACTCACCATTTGCTACACGCTGCTGGTTATCTACATGCAGG CTGAGAAGTGGAACAGGCTGGCCCCAGCTGACCTCCAGACGGTGCCGGCCGAGATAGTGATGAGTGCATCCCACAGAGGAGCAGCGGCAACATCGCTTCAGCCTACAGGGCCAGATCCAGACGGTACTG GGCTTTCCACCCCAGAGGCCTACAGTAACAGCAGCAGTAACAGCAGAAGGAGAATGAAGACGGACAGGTCCATGCGAGCCCCAGCCTTCCACACCTGCCCCAGCCAGAAGCGCGGTCCCCTTCTGACTTGCCCTGCAGAGGATGTGAAGTCAGTTTCAGGCCTACACGGGCTAACCAGCAAGGTCTTGACCACAAGATGTGGCCTGAAGACTGAGTAG
- the Tmem82 gene encoding transmembrane protein 82 isoform X1 yields MFSLPSLSSWLPNLPSFEWGSNLFDSFLQGLIGALGVSVLNSLLKVYFFVACVNDPQRQPQKQRLRAQWASLEMVHLAGLALFLTVIGARVSALVVLEFSLRAVSTLLSLGKGSQDKERLQLFLVCQFSLGCGLSCGLSFLQEGAPHRSLNLLLSLGLAVLLRLGARRLNLHICSLYELHSSQRYCGVCLGLLASQHAMPRFLGRALGVAFAVSDLAAVALINKDFLSTSEAVRFWTPLTICYTLLVIYMQEEQRQHRFSLQGQIQTVLVRMGGLFVLLMTVGRWLDLLGVFVSLLGELWCLAGLSTPEAYSNSSSNSRRRMKTDRSMRAPAFHTCPSQKRGPLLTCPAEDVKSVSGLHGLTSKVLTTRCGLKTE; encoded by the exons ATGttctccctgccttccctctcctcctggctCCCCAACCTCCCTTCCTTTGAGTGGGGTTCCAATCTCTTCGACAGCTTCCTGCAAG GCCTGATCGGGGCCCTTGGAGTCTCGGTTCTCAACAGTCTCCTGAAAGTTTACTTCTTCGTGGCCTGTGTCAA TGACCCCCAGCGGCAGCCCCAAAAGCAGCGGCTGCGAGCGCAATGGGCCTCATTGGAGATGGTGCATCTGGCTGGTCTGGCTCTGTTCCTGACCGTGATAGGGGCCCGGGTCTCCGCCCTCGTGGTCTTGGAGTTCTCCCTCCGGGCTGTATCCACGCTGCTGTCCCTGGGCAAG GGCTCCCAGGACAAGGAGCGTCTCCAGCTCTTCCTGGTGTGTCAGTTCTCCCTGGGCTGTGGGCTAAGTTGTGGCCTgagcttcctccaggaaggcgcCCCACACCGCTCCCTGAACCTGCTGCTGAGCCTGGGACTGGCTGTACTTCTCCGCCTGGGTGCCCGGCGCCTAAACCTCCATATCTGCAGCCTCTACGAACTGCACAgcagccagcgctactgtggcgTCTGCTTGGGCCTACTGGCCAGCCAGCACGCCATGCCCAGGTTCCTGGGCCGCGCTCTGGGAGTGGCCTTCGCTGTGAGTGATCTAGCAGCTGTGGCCCTCATCAACAAGGACTTCCTGAGCACATCAGAGGCCGTGCGATTCTGGACCCCACTCACCATTTGCTACACGCTGCTGGTTATCTACATGCAGG AGGAGCAGCGGCAACATCGCTTCAGCCTACAGGGCCAGATCCAGACGGTACTGGTGCGCATGGGTGGCCTCTTTGTTCTGTTGATGACCGTGGGTCGCTGGCTGGACCTCCTGGGTGTCTTTGTCTCCCTTTTGGGTGAGCTGTGGTGTTTAGCAG GGCTTTCCACCCCAGAGGCCTACAGTAACAGCAGCAGTAACAGCAGAAGGAGAATGAAGACGGACAGGTCCATGCGAGCCCCAGCCTTCCACACCTGCCCCAGCCAGAAGCGCGGTCCCCTTCTGACTTGCCCTGCAGAGGATGTGAAGTCAGTTTCAGGCCTACACGGGCTAACCAGCAAGGTCTTGACCACAAGATGTGGCCTGAAGACTGAGTAG
- the Tmem82 gene encoding transmembrane protein 82 isoform X2: MFSLPSLSSWLPNLPSFEWGSNLFDSFLQGLIGALGVSVLNSLLKVYFFVACVNDPQRQPQKQRLRAQWASLEMVHLAGLALFLTVIGARVSALVVLEFSLRAVSTLLSLGKGSQDKERLQLFLVCQFSLGCGLSCGLSFLQEGAPHRSLNLLLSLGLAVLLRLGARRLNLHICSLYELHSSQRYCGVCLGLLASQHAMPRFLGRALGVAFAVSDLAAVALINKDFLSTSEAVRFWTPLTICYTLLVIYMQEEQRQHRFSLQGQIQTVLVRMGGLFVLLMTVGRWLDLLGVFVSLLGLSTPEAYSNSSSNSRRRMKTDRSMRAPAFHTCPSQKRGPLLTCPAEDVKSVSGLHGLTSKVLTTRCGLKTE; the protein is encoded by the exons ATGttctccctgccttccctctcctcctggctCCCCAACCTCCCTTCCTTTGAGTGGGGTTCCAATCTCTTCGACAGCTTCCTGCAAG GCCTGATCGGGGCCCTTGGAGTCTCGGTTCTCAACAGTCTCCTGAAAGTTTACTTCTTCGTGGCCTGTGTCAA TGACCCCCAGCGGCAGCCCCAAAAGCAGCGGCTGCGAGCGCAATGGGCCTCATTGGAGATGGTGCATCTGGCTGGTCTGGCTCTGTTCCTGACCGTGATAGGGGCCCGGGTCTCCGCCCTCGTGGTCTTGGAGTTCTCCCTCCGGGCTGTATCCACGCTGCTGTCCCTGGGCAAG GGCTCCCAGGACAAGGAGCGTCTCCAGCTCTTCCTGGTGTGTCAGTTCTCCCTGGGCTGTGGGCTAAGTTGTGGCCTgagcttcctccaggaaggcgcCCCACACCGCTCCCTGAACCTGCTGCTGAGCCTGGGACTGGCTGTACTTCTCCGCCTGGGTGCCCGGCGCCTAAACCTCCATATCTGCAGCCTCTACGAACTGCACAgcagccagcgctactgtggcgTCTGCTTGGGCCTACTGGCCAGCCAGCACGCCATGCCCAGGTTCCTGGGCCGCGCTCTGGGAGTGGCCTTCGCTGTGAGTGATCTAGCAGCTGTGGCCCTCATCAACAAGGACTTCCTGAGCACATCAGAGGCCGTGCGATTCTGGACCCCACTCACCATTTGCTACACGCTGCTGGTTATCTACATGCAGG AGGAGCAGCGGCAACATCGCTTCAGCCTACAGGGCCAGATCCAGACGGTACTGGTGCGCATGGGTGGCCTCTTTGTTCTGTTGATGACCGTGGGTCGCTGGCTGGACCTCCTGGGTGTCTTTGTCTCCCTTTTGG GGCTTTCCACCCCAGAGGCCTACAGTAACAGCAGCAGTAACAGCAGAAGGAGAATGAAGACGGACAGGTCCATGCGAGCCCCAGCCTTCCACACCTGCCCCAGCCAGAAGCGCGGTCCCCTTCTGACTTGCCCTGCAGAGGATGTGAAGTCAGTTTCAGGCCTACACGGGCTAACCAGCAAGGTCTTGACCACAAGATGTGGCCTGAAGACTGAGTAG
- the Tmem82 gene encoding transmembrane protein 82 isoform X6 codes for MFSLPSLSSWLPNLPSFEWGSNLFDSFLQGLIGALGVSVLNSLLKVYFFVACVNDPQRQPQKQRLRAQWASLEMVHLAGLALFLTVIGARVSALVVLEFSLRAVSTLLSLGKGSQDKERLQLFLVCQFSLGCGLSCGLSFLQEGAPHRSLNLLLSLGLAVLLRLGARRLNLHICSLYELHSSQRYCGVCLGLLASQHAMPRFLGRALGVAFAVSDLAAVALINKDFLSTSEAVRFWTPLTICYTLLVIYMQAEKWNRLAPADLQTVPAEIVMSASHRGAAATSLQPTGPDPDGTGAHGWPLCSVDDRGSLAGPPGCLCLPFGAFHPRGLQ; via the exons ATGttctccctgccttccctctcctcctggctCCCCAACCTCCCTTCCTTTGAGTGGGGTTCCAATCTCTTCGACAGCTTCCTGCAAG GCCTGATCGGGGCCCTTGGAGTCTCGGTTCTCAACAGTCTCCTGAAAGTTTACTTCTTCGTGGCCTGTGTCAA TGACCCCCAGCGGCAGCCCCAAAAGCAGCGGCTGCGAGCGCAATGGGCCTCATTGGAGATGGTGCATCTGGCTGGTCTGGCTCTGTTCCTGACCGTGATAGGGGCCCGGGTCTCCGCCCTCGTGGTCTTGGAGTTCTCCCTCCGGGCTGTATCCACGCTGCTGTCCCTGGGCAAG GGCTCCCAGGACAAGGAGCGTCTCCAGCTCTTCCTGGTGTGTCAGTTCTCCCTGGGCTGTGGGCTAAGTTGTGGCCTgagcttcctccaggaaggcgcCCCACACCGCTCCCTGAACCTGCTGCTGAGCCTGGGACTGGCTGTACTTCTCCGCCTGGGTGCCCGGCGCCTAAACCTCCATATCTGCAGCCTCTACGAACTGCACAgcagccagcgctactgtggcgTCTGCTTGGGCCTACTGGCCAGCCAGCACGCCATGCCCAGGTTCCTGGGCCGCGCTCTGGGAGTGGCCTTCGCTGTGAGTGATCTAGCAGCTGTGGCCCTCATCAACAAGGACTTCCTGAGCACATCAGAGGCCGTGCGATTCTGGACCCCACTCACCATTTGCTACACGCTGCTGGTTATCTACATGCAGG CTGAGAAGTGGAACAGGCTGGCCCCAGCTGACCTCCAGACGGTGCCGGCCGAGATAGTGATGAGTGCATCCCACAGAGGAGCAGCGGCAACATCGCTTCAGCCTACAGGGCCAGATCCAGACGGTACTGGTGCGCATGGGTGGCCTCTTTGTTCTGTTGATGACCGTGGGTCGCTGGCTGGACCTCCTGGGTGTCTTTGTCTCCCTTTTGG GGCTTTCCACCCCAGAGGCCTACAGTAA